One genomic region from Amycolatopsis sp. FBCC-B4732 encodes:
- a CDS encoding sensor histidine kinase, producing the protein MTTRLRACWSAVRYLVVGAGTSMLSIFAVAGLFAVLLLCPFGVGIPSVAPAIRLSRWPVGVDRRRAARALGAPIPEPYRDGSPLKDPATRRDIAWLAIHAATGVFLGTLAVGLPLGVVQQLVTAFVWPAVPGGIEGSVGLVVNSWPRAGLTLLVGAAFAALTLLLPRLARWQARTARSLLAPGPGVVLADRVAELTATRAAALEAHGAELRRIERDLHDGTQARIAAVVLQLGVAGQLYDRDPATARELLVKAQDTATDALAELRTVVRSIHPPLLSERGLAGAVRALGERSPVPVTVTVSDDTGRPAAVEAAAYFVVAEALANVTKHADASQVDITLSGPPGLLCLEIRDDGRGGADESAGSGLAGIRRRAEAFDGTLSLTSPPGGPTVLRVELPCGS; encoded by the coding sequence GTGACGACCCGCCTGCGCGCGTGCTGGTCGGCGGTCCGTTACCTGGTGGTCGGCGCCGGCACTTCGATGCTGTCGATCTTCGCCGTCGCCGGCCTGTTCGCCGTGCTGCTGCTGTGCCCGTTCGGCGTCGGGATCCCGTCGGTGGCCCCGGCGATCCGGCTGTCGCGGTGGCCGGTCGGGGTCGACCGCCGCCGGGCCGCGCGGGCGCTCGGTGCCCCGATCCCCGAGCCCTACCGCGACGGCTCCCCGCTGAAGGACCCGGCCACCCGCCGCGACATCGCGTGGCTGGCGATCCACGCCGCGACCGGGGTGTTCCTCGGGACGTTGGCGGTCGGGCTCCCGCTCGGCGTGGTCCAGCAGCTCGTGACGGCCTTCGTGTGGCCCGCGGTGCCCGGCGGGATCGAGGGGTCCGTCGGGCTGGTGGTGAACTCGTGGCCGCGCGCCGGGCTGACGCTGCTCGTCGGCGCCGCCTTCGCCGCGTTGACGCTGCTCCTGCCCCGGCTCGCGCGCTGGCAGGCCCGGACCGCACGGTCGTTGCTCGCGCCCGGCCCCGGCGTGGTCCTCGCCGACCGGGTCGCCGAACTGACCGCGACGCGGGCGGCGGCGCTGGAGGCGCACGGCGCCGAGCTGCGCCGGATCGAGCGCGACCTGCACGACGGCACGCAGGCCCGGATCGCGGCGGTCGTGCTGCAGCTGGGCGTTGCCGGCCAGCTGTACGACCGCGACCCCGCCACCGCGCGCGAGCTGCTGGTGAAGGCCCAGGACACGGCGACCGACGCGCTGGCCGAGCTGCGCACGGTGGTCCGCAGCATCCACCCGCCGCTGCTGAGCGAGCGCGGCCTGGCCGGCGCGGTCCGCGCGCTGGGCGAGCGCAGCCCGGTCCCGGTCACCGTCACGGTTTCCGACGACACCGGCCGCCCGGCCGCGGTCGAGGCCGCCGCGTACTTCGTCGTCGCCGAGGCGCTGGCCAACGTGACCAAGCACGCCGACGCGTCCCAAGTGGACATCACGCTGAGCGGCCCGCCGGGCTTGCTGTGCCTGGAAATCCGCGACGACGGCCGCGGTGGCGCGGACGAGTCCGCCGGGAGCGGCCTCGCCGGGATCCGCCGCCGCGCCGAGGCCTTCGACGGAACGCTGAGCCTGACCAGCCCACCCGGTGGGCCGACCGTGCTGCGAGTGGAGCTGCCATGCGGGTCGTGA
- a CDS encoding response regulator transcription factor encodes MRVVIAEDDALLREGLALLLKTSGIEVVAAVDNAEDFLAFVEGDRPDAVVMDVRMPPTHRDEGLRAAVRAREIHPGLPVLVLSAHVETSYAVELLADGVGGVGYLLKERVGKVERFIDALRRVAKGGTAMDPEVIGQLMARRRAADPLAALTAREREVLALMAEGYNNGTIAELLVVSDGAVLKHIRNIFAKLGLPSDEGGHRRVLAVLAYLQRDAG; translated from the coding sequence ATGCGGGTCGTGATCGCCGAGGACGACGCGCTGCTGCGCGAAGGACTCGCGCTGCTGCTGAAGACGTCGGGCATCGAGGTGGTCGCCGCGGTCGACAACGCGGAGGACTTCCTCGCGTTCGTCGAAGGCGACCGGCCCGACGCCGTCGTGATGGACGTGCGGATGCCCCCGACCCACCGCGACGAAGGACTGCGCGCCGCCGTGCGGGCCCGGGAGATCCACCCGGGACTGCCGGTGCTGGTGCTGTCCGCGCACGTGGAGACGAGCTACGCGGTGGAGCTGCTCGCCGACGGCGTCGGCGGGGTCGGCTACCTGCTCAAGGAGCGCGTCGGCAAGGTCGAGCGGTTCATCGACGCGCTCCGGCGGGTCGCCAAGGGCGGCACGGCGATGGACCCCGAGGTGATCGGCCAGCTGATGGCCCGCCGCCGGGCCGCGGACCCCCTGGCCGCGTTGACCGCCCGGGAGCGCGAGGTGCTGGCGCTGATGGCCGAGGGCTACAACAACGGCACGATCGCGGAACTGCTGGTCGTCAGCGACGGCGCTGTCCTCAAGCACATCCGCAACATCTTCGCGAAGCTCGGTCTGCCCTCGGACGAAGGCGGGCACCGGCGGGTGCTGGCCGTGCTGGCGTACCTGCAGCGGGATGCGGGGTAG
- a CDS encoding MFS transporter: protein MATSEFMLAGLVPGIAAAFDVSLAQAGLLTSAFAAGMVAGAPVVAALSRSWRRRTALVCFLAVFVAMHVVGGLTTSFGVLVATRVVAAVANAGFLAVALTVAAALERPGRALAVLLGGTTVACVVGIPGGALLGWRPAFWAVTLLCLPAFAALWWIPDTAAGPKPAGLRAELAELRPLSGVLLTGALVNAATFGVFTYLAPAAAGVAPVPVVLGAFGVGCFAGITAAGRLADRWPGRVVTVGGPLLLAGWVALALTAHVPAAFVTLAFTQGALSFAVGGTVIARILRLAEGAPTMKGSYATAAFNAGATAGPVLAGAAASPFWPAAALVAAALVVHALRRRT from the coding sequence ATGGCGACGTCCGAATTCATGCTCGCCGGGCTCGTCCCCGGCATCGCCGCCGCCTTCGACGTCTCGCTCGCGCAAGCCGGGCTGCTGACGTCCGCCTTCGCCGCCGGGATGGTCGCCGGAGCGCCGGTGGTGGCCGCGCTTTCGCGGTCGTGGCGGCGGCGCACCGCGCTGGTGTGCTTCCTCGCCGTCTTCGTCGCGATGCACGTCGTCGGCGGCCTCACGACGTCGTTCGGCGTCCTCGTCGCGACGCGGGTGGTGGCGGCCGTCGCCAACGCGGGGTTCCTCGCCGTCGCGTTGACCGTCGCCGCGGCCCTGGAACGGCCCGGCCGGGCGCTCGCCGTCCTGCTGGGCGGCACGACGGTGGCGTGCGTCGTCGGCATCCCCGGCGGGGCGCTGCTCGGGTGGCGGCCGGCGTTCTGGGCCGTCACGCTGCTGTGCCTGCCCGCGTTCGCGGCGCTCTGGTGGATCCCCGACACGGCGGCGGGCCCCAAGCCGGCCGGCCTCCGCGCCGAGCTGGCCGAGCTGCGGCCGCTGTCGGGGGTGCTGCTGACCGGCGCGCTCGTCAACGCGGCCACGTTCGGCGTCTTCACCTACCTGGCACCGGCGGCCGCCGGTGTCGCCCCGGTGCCGGTGGTGCTGGGTGCCTTCGGGGTGGGGTGCTTCGCCGGGATCACCGCGGCCGGCCGGCTCGCCGACCGGTGGCCCGGGCGGGTCGTCACCGTCGGCGGTCCGCTCCTGCTGGCCGGGTGGGTCGCGCTGGCCCTGACCGCACACGTCCCGGCGGCGTTCGTGACGCTCGCCTTCACGCAAGGCGCGCTGTCCTTCGCGGTGGGCGGCACGGTGATCGCCCGGATCCTGCGGCTGGCCGAGGGCGCCCCGACGATGAAGGGGTCGTACGCGACCGCGGCGTTCAACGCCGGGGCCACGGCGGGTCCGGTGCTCGCCGGGGCCGCGGCGAGCCCGTTCTGGCCGGCCGCGGCGCTGGTCGCCGCGGCGTTGGTGGTTCACGCCTTACGGCGCCGGACGTAG
- a CDS encoding helix-turn-helix transcriptional regulator, whose amino-acid sequence MPYLRIHFTEVDLGRTRLASRIDHMWEIVNAVQLLQHREGGLYFDGWRRRVRQEAFAEPRLQRLLHTLLPIAPHAEYFPDFLTPAGEFDDLDDALDAVVSVPKPRLRREMALLGGESAPLRAIAGGGAPALRGLRAALGGFYRVAVQPRLAVVEAARHADLARRLHTLGHDGVEAVLTGITPGAVWEPPVLRLPYVVDSDLLLAGRGLRLVPCYFSLQRPVALADPALPPTLTFPLDPTTRLLAPEHRPGDHLGALVGTTRAAILRLAMDGCSSRELIRRTGVAPATVTHHTTILRDAGMIATHRDGTVASHHITPLGLQLLHRSG is encoded by the coding sequence ATGCCGTACTTGCGCATTCATTTCACCGAGGTCGATCTGGGCCGCACCCGGCTCGCGTCGCGGATCGACCACATGTGGGAGATCGTGAACGCGGTGCAGCTGTTGCAGCACCGGGAAGGCGGCCTGTACTTCGACGGCTGGCGGCGGCGGGTCCGCCAGGAAGCGTTCGCCGAACCCCGGCTGCAGCGGCTCCTGCACACGCTGCTGCCCATCGCCCCGCACGCGGAGTACTTCCCGGATTTCCTGACCCCGGCGGGGGAATTCGACGATCTCGACGACGCGCTCGACGCGGTGGTGTCCGTGCCGAAACCGCGGCTGCGAAGGGAAATGGCTTTGCTGGGCGGCGAGTCGGCGCCGCTGCGCGCCATCGCCGGCGGCGGGGCGCCCGCCCTGCGCGGACTGCGCGCGGCGCTGGGCGGGTTCTACCGGGTGGCCGTCCAGCCGCGGCTGGCGGTGGTCGAAGCCGCCCGGCACGCCGACCTCGCCCGCCGGCTGCACACGCTCGGGCACGACGGCGTCGAGGCGGTGCTGACCGGGATCACACCCGGTGCGGTCTGGGAGCCGCCGGTGCTGAGGCTGCCCTACGTGGTCGACAGCGACCTGCTGCTCGCCGGCCGCGGGCTGCGGCTCGTGCCGTGCTACTTCTCCCTGCAGCGCCCGGTCGCGCTCGCCGACCCCGCACTGCCCCCGACGCTGACCTTTCCCTTGGACCCCACCACCCGGCTGCTCGCCCCGGAACACCGCCCGGGCGACCACCTCGGTGCACTGGTCGGCACCACCCGCGCGGCGATCCTGCGGCTGGCGATGGACGGCTGCAGTTCCCGCGAGCTGATCCGCCGCACCGGCGTGGCCCCGGCGACGGTCACCCACCACACGACGATCCTGCGCGACGCGGGCATGATCGCCACCCACCGGGACGGCACCGTGGCGTCGCACCACATCACGCCGCTGGGCCTGCAACTGCTCCACCGATCCGGGTGA
- a CDS encoding peptidoglycan-binding protein, translating to MRITRGITRGVVYGAMILSALVAAPAAQAATPAAHPGTASAASVPDRRLHPPEVSPAVSCGYYSGKVETVRGNTGNRVREVQCLLLHWGYSVGSSGVDGDFGPATESAVKAFQADTYTVCGPPGLVSDGRVGTHTWSALRAPDSCPTE from the coding sequence ATGCGGATCACACGGGGAATCACCAGGGGCGTCGTCTACGGCGCCATGATCCTTTCCGCGCTCGTCGCGGCACCGGCGGCGCAGGCGGCCACGCCGGCGGCCCACCCGGGCACCGCCTCGGCGGCGAGCGTGCCCGACCGGCGGCTGCACCCGCCGGAGGTCAGCCCGGCGGTGTCGTGCGGGTACTACTCGGGCAAGGTGGAAACCGTCCGGGGCAACACCGGCAACCGCGTCCGGGAAGTGCAGTGCCTGCTGCTGCACTGGGGGTACAGCGTGGGTTCGTCGGGCGTCGACGGCGACTTCGGCCCGGCCACGGAGTCGGCCGTGAAGGCGTTCCAGGCGGACACCTACACCGTCTGCGGCCCGCCCGGCCTGGTCAGCGACGGCCGGGTCGGCACGCACACCTGGAGCGCGTTGCGCGCCCCGGACAGCTGCCCGACCGAGTAA
- a CDS encoding HPF/RaiA family ribosome-associated protein: MLVQIQVNTDHNIHGGERLAGFVSTDLENNLSRFGGWLTRVEVHLSEDGGGKPEDKKCVIEARPGGKQPIAVTHHAATVDDAYAGAAHKLGRVLDSRYERAHDHKGSESIRHMPAPEDPDQVGVLDEQRD, translated from the coding sequence GTGCTCGTGCAGATCCAGGTCAACACCGACCACAACATCCACGGCGGCGAGCGGCTGGCCGGCTTCGTCAGCACCGACCTGGAGAACAACCTCTCCCGGTTCGGCGGGTGGTTGACCCGGGTGGAGGTGCACCTGAGCGAAGACGGCGGCGGCAAACCGGAAGACAAGAAGTGCGTGATCGAGGCGCGCCCCGGCGGCAAGCAGCCGATCGCGGTCACCCACCACGCGGCCACTGTGGACGATGCCTACGCCGGTGCGGCGCACAAATTGGGGCGGGTACTGGATTCCCGGTACGAGCGCGCGCACGACCACAAGGGCAGCGAAAGCATCCGGCACATGCCCGCGCCGGAGGACCCGGACCAGGTCGGCGTGCTCGACGAGCAGCGGGACTGA
- a CDS encoding GlxA family transcriptional regulator, protein MHIVAVLALDQVVPFDLATPIETFSRTRLLDGSPAYEVRICAPAPEVDAGAFTLRPPWDLTGLATADTVIVPGRSANPPVPAPVVTALRAAAERGARIASICSGAFILAETGLLDGLRATTHWAAAPELARLHPAVEVDPDVLYVDNGRILSSAGAAAGLDLCLHLVRRDHGSAVAAAAARMSVMPLEREGGQAQFIVHDTPPAPRGSELEPLLAWLEENCAAELTLPGIAGHAGMSTRTLNRRFREQTGTTPLQWLLRARVRRAQHLLEATGEPVDRIAGQVGFGSPTAFRERFKRVVGRSPQAYRASFRAAGAGG, encoded by the coding sequence ATGCACATCGTGGCGGTCCTCGCGCTGGACCAGGTCGTCCCGTTCGACCTGGCGACCCCCATCGAGACCTTCTCGCGAACCCGGCTCCTCGACGGCTCGCCCGCCTACGAGGTCCGGATCTGCGCCCCGGCACCGGAGGTGGACGCGGGCGCGTTCACGCTGCGGCCGCCGTGGGACCTGACCGGGCTGGCGACCGCGGACACGGTCATCGTCCCGGGCCGCTCGGCGAACCCGCCGGTCCCGGCCCCGGTGGTGACGGCGCTGCGCGCGGCGGCCGAGCGGGGCGCGCGGATCGCGTCGATCTGCTCGGGCGCGTTCATCCTGGCGGAGACGGGCCTGCTGGACGGCCTGCGCGCGACGACCCACTGGGCGGCGGCCCCCGAGCTGGCCCGCCTGCACCCGGCGGTCGAGGTCGACCCGGACGTGCTGTACGTGGACAACGGCCGGATCCTGAGCTCGGCGGGCGCGGCGGCGGGCCTCGACCTGTGCCTCCACCTGGTCCGCCGCGACCACGGTTCGGCGGTGGCGGCCGCCGCGGCCCGGATGTCGGTGATGCCGCTGGAACGGGAGGGCGGGCAGGCCCAGTTCATCGTCCACGACACCCCGCCGGCCCCGCGCGGGTCCGAGCTGGAGCCGCTGCTGGCGTGGCTGGAGGAGAACTGCGCGGCGGAGCTGACGCTGCCGGGCATCGCGGGGCACGCGGGGATGAGCACGCGCACGCTCAACCGCCGGTTCCGCGAGCAGACGGGCACGACCCCGCTGCAGTGGCTGCTGCGCGCCCGGGTGCGGCGGGCACAGCACCTGCTGGAGGCGACGGGCGAGCCGGTGGACCGGATCGCGGGGCAAGTGGGGTTCGGGTCGCCGACGGCGTTCCGGGAGCGGTTCAAGCGGGTGGTGGGGAGGAGCCCGCAGGCGTACCGGGCGAGTTTCCGGGCGGCGGGGGCGGGCGGGTGA
- a CDS encoding TetR/AcrR family transcriptional regulator, which translates to MTVREKVVRAAVRLFAEKGFEATTVREIVEAAGVTKGGLYHYFESKDDLLFEIYVAMLRMQTRRMVTIAESDLPLPERLHAIIVDVVVTSIADLDAATVFFQSFPLLEKSKQVQVRAERRTYHERVRDLVAEGQRTGTFRADVPADLVINYHFGAIHRLGMWYHADGELSGEQVGEHFANLMLCSLRP; encoded by the coding sequence ATGACGGTCAGGGAGAAGGTCGTGCGGGCGGCGGTCCGGCTGTTCGCCGAGAAGGGCTTCGAGGCGACGACGGTCCGCGAGATCGTCGAAGCCGCCGGCGTCACCAAGGGTGGTCTCTACCACTACTTCGAGTCCAAGGACGACCTGCTCTTCGAGATCTACGTGGCGATGCTGCGGATGCAGACGCGGCGGATGGTGACGATCGCGGAGTCGGACCTGCCGCTGCCGGAGCGGCTGCACGCGATCATCGTCGACGTCGTCGTGACGAGCATCGCCGACCTGGACGCGGCGACCGTGTTCTTCCAGTCGTTCCCGCTGCTGGAGAAGTCCAAGCAGGTCCAGGTGCGCGCCGAGCGGCGCACCTACCACGAGCGCGTGCGCGACCTGGTCGCCGAAGGGCAGCGGACCGGTACCTTCCGCGCCGACGTCCCGGCCGACCTGGTGATCAACTACCACTTCGGCGCCATCCACCGGCTCGGCATGTGGTACCACGCCGACGGCGAGCTGTCGGGGGAGCAGGTCGGCGAGCACTTCGCGAACCTGATGCTGTGCAGTCTCCGTCCTTAG
- a CDS encoding ABC transporter substrate-binding protein — MRTTRYGAGFLALALALTACGGAGESDGGGQQAADSAVGVTKDSVVIGTHQPLTGPAAPGYSKISVGARAVYQAINDGGGINGRKIDYKVEDDGYNPTKTVEVVKKLVLQDKVFAIVGGLGTPTHSKVVDYLNAEGVPDLLVSSGALAWDNPQKAPMTFGYQVDYTREGKIQGQYIKNTFAGKKVGYFTQNDDVGRDTQAGLDQFVKDQTVVRQGYDSANTDVTPQLSALKAAGAEVVVCACIPAFTALSILAAAKIGYQPQFVVSSIGADPATLSGLLQDFAKRGGASVSSGQLLAGLIGTGYLPDVAQTSDPWVAYFKGLHDKYIPKEPFTNTVLFGMVQAYTFGQALKAAGPDPTRQKLVDAMSSGSLKGPGLTPFGFSKESHAGYTGAYVFKINPDTTTAIIQPPSVTDRGTGAITAYTGERATPEQVNLLSK, encoded by the coding sequence ATGAGAACCACTAGGTACGGCGCGGGTTTCCTCGCCCTCGCCTTGGCGCTGACCGCGTGCGGCGGCGCGGGGGAGAGCGACGGCGGCGGCCAGCAGGCCGCGGACTCCGCCGTCGGCGTCACCAAGGACAGCGTCGTGATCGGCACGCACCAGCCGCTGACCGGGCCGGCCGCGCCGGGGTACAGCAAGATCTCCGTCGGCGCCCGCGCGGTCTACCAGGCGATCAACGACGGCGGCGGGATCAACGGCCGGAAGATCGACTACAAGGTCGAGGACGACGGCTACAACCCGACGAAGACCGTCGAGGTGGTGAAGAAGCTCGTCCTGCAGGACAAGGTGTTCGCGATCGTCGGCGGGCTGGGCACGCCGACGCACTCCAAGGTCGTCGACTACCTCAACGCCGAGGGCGTGCCGGACCTGCTCGTGTCGTCGGGCGCGCTCGCCTGGGACAACCCGCAGAAGGCGCCGATGACCTTCGGGTACCAGGTGGACTACACGCGCGAGGGCAAGATCCAGGGCCAGTACATCAAGAACACCTTCGCGGGCAAGAAGGTCGGCTACTTCACGCAGAACGACGACGTCGGCCGCGACACGCAGGCCGGGCTGGACCAGTTCGTCAAGGACCAGACCGTCGTCCGGCAGGGCTACGACAGCGCGAACACCGACGTCACGCCGCAGCTGTCCGCGCTGAAGGCGGCCGGCGCCGAGGTCGTCGTCTGCGCCTGCATCCCGGCGTTCACCGCGCTGTCGATCCTGGCCGCGGCGAAGATCGGCTACCAGCCGCAGTTCGTCGTCAGCAGCATCGGCGCGGACCCGGCGACACTGTCCGGGCTGCTGCAGGACTTCGCCAAGCGCGGCGGCGCCAGCGTTTCCAGCGGGCAGCTGCTGGCCGGCCTGATCGGCACCGGCTACCTGCCGGACGTCGCCCAGACGTCGGACCCGTGGGTCGCCTACTTCAAGGGCCTCCACGACAAGTACATCCCGAAGGAGCCGTTCACGAACACCGTGCTGTTCGGCATGGTGCAGGCCTACACGTTCGGGCAGGCGCTCAAGGCCGCCGGGCCGGACCCGACGCGGCAGAAGCTCGTCGACGCGATGAGCTCCGGGTCGCTCAAGGGCCCGGGCCTGACCCCGTTCGGGTTCTCGAAGGAATCGCACGCGGGGTACACCGGCGCGTACGTCTTCAAGATCAACCCGGACACCACGACGGCGATCATCCAGCCACCGTCCGTCACCGACCGGGGTACCGGGGCCATCACGGCGTACACCGGTGAACGCGCCACCCCGGAGCAGGTGAACCTGCTGAGCAAGTGA
- a CDS encoding branched-chain amino acid ABC transporter permease, with product MSVRTSLPRTTAPAVRKKRTLPPLVRHVLFALAAFAVVVVLTLVTDEFTNLRIATIGYYLIAVAGLTLLTGLTGQVSLGHGAFMFIGAYTVALLVNKVPSFPLWADLLLASAAGGFAGLLAGAAAARLRGPYLAGATLALAVGLPALTRKFPDFLGGSNGLSFTVHSRPSGVVGLVPELRWQTWIVWLSVLIALVLVVNIVRGRLGRDFRAVRDDEVAASLSGIAVGRTKILAFLVSAVCGGLAGGLQAFLLGTAAPGSFTPALSLSLLAAVVLGGLGSLWGALWGAVALVYFQAWSEDLADVLHLNTDVANNLPLAVYGVILIVVVLAFPRGIQGGFQRLRTLLPKPAEKKENHENH from the coding sequence ATGAGCGTGCGCACCAGTCTTCCCCGGACCACCGCGCCGGCCGTGCGGAAGAAGCGCACGCTGCCGCCGCTGGTCCGCCACGTCCTCTTCGCGCTGGCGGCCTTCGCCGTCGTCGTCGTGCTGACGCTGGTGACCGACGAGTTCACCAACCTGCGGATCGCGACGATCGGCTACTACCTGATCGCGGTGGCCGGGCTGACGTTGCTGACCGGCCTCACCGGCCAGGTTTCGCTGGGGCACGGCGCGTTCATGTTCATCGGCGCGTACACGGTGGCGCTACTGGTGAACAAGGTGCCGTCGTTCCCGCTGTGGGCCGACCTGCTGCTGGCCAGCGCGGCCGGGGGGTTCGCCGGGCTGCTGGCCGGCGCCGCCGCGGCCCGGTTGCGCGGGCCGTACCTCGCCGGCGCGACGCTCGCGCTGGCCGTCGGCCTGCCCGCGCTGACCCGCAAGTTCCCGGACTTCCTGGGCGGCAGCAACGGGTTGAGCTTCACCGTCCACAGCAGACCGTCCGGTGTGGTCGGTCTCGTGCCGGAACTGCGCTGGCAGACCTGGATCGTCTGGCTCAGCGTGCTCATCGCGCTGGTGCTGGTGGTCAACATCGTCCGCGGCCGGCTCGGGCGCGACTTCCGCGCGGTCCGCGACGACGAGGTCGCCGCGTCGCTGAGCGGGATCGCCGTCGGGCGCACCAAGATCCTCGCGTTCCTGGTCAGCGCGGTGTGCGGCGGGCTCGCCGGTGGCCTGCAGGCGTTCCTGCTCGGCACCGCCGCGCCGGGGTCGTTCACGCCCGCGTTGTCGCTGAGCCTGCTGGCGGCCGTGGTGCTGGGCGGGCTCGGGTCGCTGTGGGGCGCGCTGTGGGGCGCGGTCGCGCTCGTGTACTTCCAGGCCTGGTCCGAGGACCTCGCCGACGTGCTGCACCTGAACACCGACGTCGCCAACAACCTCCCGCTCGCGGTGTACGGCGTGATCCTCATCGTCGTCGTGCTCGCCTTCCCGCGCGGCATCCAGGGCGGTTTCCAGCGGCTCCGCACACTCCTCCCCAAGCCCGCCGAAAAGAAGGAGAACCATGAGAACCACTAG
- a CDS encoding branched-chain amino acid ABC transporter permease, protein MQDFFDLTLGGISAGAVYAALGLALVIIYRATRVVNFAQPALALISTYLAYSVTKATGSYWLGFAVAIVAGTVLGVATERLLIRPLRHRSELSSIIVTLGLLLVLQAIAGMIWSNEPLAFPYAFDFRGRFSANDLFVVLIVLAIAALVLVVFKYTPLGLRMRAAAFAPDVARTLGVRVGLMLTVGWGMAAAVGSLAGLLATPPFLFPNVLDGVFVYALTAAVLGGLDNPLGTIAGGFVLGVGLSYVSGYLGPEMVTIAALAILVIVLSVRPSGLFGRAKARRV, encoded by the coding sequence ATGCAGGACTTCTTCGATCTGACCCTCGGCGGGATCTCGGCCGGCGCGGTGTACGCGGCGCTCGGGCTCGCACTGGTCATCATCTACCGGGCCACCCGGGTGGTGAACTTCGCGCAACCCGCCCTCGCCCTGATTTCGACGTACCTCGCGTACTCGGTGACCAAGGCGACGGGCAGCTATTGGCTCGGCTTCGCCGTCGCGATCGTCGCCGGGACCGTGCTCGGCGTCGCCACCGAACGGCTGCTGATCCGGCCGCTGCGGCACCGCTCCGAGCTGAGTTCGATCATCGTCACGCTCGGGCTTTTGCTGGTGCTGCAAGCGATCGCGGGCATGATCTGGTCCAACGAGCCGCTGGCGTTCCCCTACGCCTTCGACTTCCGCGGCCGGTTCTCCGCCAACGACCTGTTCGTCGTGCTGATCGTGCTCGCCATCGCCGCGCTCGTGCTCGTCGTGTTCAAGTACACGCCGCTGGGGTTGCGGATGCGGGCGGCCGCCTTCGCGCCGGACGTCGCCCGCACCCTCGGCGTGCGGGTCGGGCTGATGCTCACCGTCGGCTGGGGCATGGCGGCGGCGGTCGGCTCGCTGGCCGGATTGCTCGCCACCCCACCGTTCCTCTTCCCGAACGTGCTGGACGGTGTCTTCGTCTACGCGCTCACCGCGGCGGTGCTCGGCGGTCTCGACAATCCGCTGGGCACCATCGCGGGCGGGTTCGTCCTCGGCGTCGGACTGTCCTATGTGTCCGGCTACCTGGGACCGGAGATGGTGACCATCGCCGCGCTGGCGATCCTGGTGATCGTGCTTTCCGTGCGCCCGAGCGGGTTGTTCGGCCGGGCGAAGGCGAGGCGGGTATGA
- a CDS encoding ABC transporter ATP-binding protein, whose product MLEIDGLSVAYGAVDALDGVGLTVERGGITAVLGANGAGKTTLLRTISGLQPARAGRISWNGEELTGRAPDRIARGGVAHVPEGGGVITELTVDENLRLGALWRRDRADRAAARDEVYELFPPLRERSGKFASTLSGGERQMLAIGRALMSRPGLLLLDEPSLGLAPLITARIMGILRDLRASTGLTVVLVEQNAHSALSIADRGYVLALGRVVAVDTAAELLADDGLRHAYLGF is encoded by the coding sequence GTGCTTGAGATCGACGGCCTTTCCGTGGCCTACGGCGCCGTCGACGCGCTCGACGGCGTCGGCCTCACCGTCGAGCGGGGCGGGATCACCGCCGTGCTCGGGGCGAACGGCGCCGGCAAGACCACGTTGCTGCGCACGATCAGCGGCCTGCAGCCCGCCCGCGCCGGCCGGATCTCCTGGAACGGCGAGGAACTCACCGGCCGGGCGCCGGACCGGATCGCCCGCGGCGGGGTCGCGCACGTGCCCGAAGGCGGCGGCGTGATCACCGAGCTGACCGTCGACGAGAACCTCCGGCTGGGTGCGCTGTGGCGGCGGGACCGCGCCGATCGCGCGGCCGCGCGTGACGAGGTCTACGAGCTCTTCCCGCCGCTGCGGGAACGTTCGGGGAAATTCGCGTCGACGCTGTCCGGCGGCGAACGGCAGATGCTCGCCATCGGCCGCGCGCTGATGAGCAGGCCCGGGCTCCTATTGCTGGACGAGCCGTCGCTGGGGCTCGCGCCGCTGATCACCGCGCGGATCATGGGGATCCTGCGGGACCTGCGGGCCTCGACCGGGCTGACCGTCGTGCTCGTCGAGCAGAACGCGCACAGCGCGCTGTCCATCGCCGATCGCGGGTACGTCCTCGCGCTCGGCCGGGTCGTGGCCGTCGACACCGCGGCGGAACTCCTGGCCGACGACGGCCTCCGCCACGCCTACCTCGGTTTCTGA